From the genome of candidate division TA06 bacterium:
CACAGATGAGTCAAAATGGACCGAGATCGGGCGCATCATCAACAAGGTGCAACATATAACCCATCGTCATCATACTCTGCGGGATCGGATTTCCGACGCCACCGTCAAGCCCGGCTCCGGCCTGCCGATAGCCTTTGGAAATATTTTTCTCTGTTTTTGGGCGGTAAGAATCATCGGCGAAAATCTTATCGGTTATGTCTTTGAACCTCTGTTTGAGCTTTATCGGCCGTTGGCCATGAAGCTAAGCGCTTGGCTGGGCGGATCCGGTTTTTTCCATCATGTTCTGATCGGCAAATTGATAGATGGTGAGATAGATTACGGCCAATCCATGGGAATATTAACCACCGGGCTTTTCGTCCCGATAGGCATGGTGCTGCCCTATATAGCGGCCTTTTACCTGATATTGGCCGTCCTGGAGGATTCCGGCTACCTGCCCAGATTGTCAACCCTTACCGATAATATATTTCACAAACTGGGGATGCACGGCCATGGCATCGTGCCGGTATTTTTAGGGCTGGGCTGCAACGTGCCGGGCGCCCTATCCTCTCGAATCATGGAGACCAGGAAACAACGTTTCATCTCGGCCACCCTAATGGCCATAGCCGTCCCCTGCATGGCACAGATCGCCATGATCTTCGGGATCCTGGGGCCGTACGGCCCCGGTTACTTGACCTTGGTTTTTGCCGTATTGACGTCTATTTATATAACTGTCGGACTGATATTGAACCGATATGTAAAAGGCGAAAGCCCGGAGATATTCCTCGAATTGCCGCCCTATCGCCGTCCCAGCGGCATCACAATCATTAAGAAAACGTGGATGCGGGTACGATGGTTTTTGCTGGAGGCCGTGCCCCAGTTGTTATTGGGAGTGCTGGCAGTAAATGTTTTATATGCGATGGGATTTTTAGAATGGCTTGGCTCTCTTTTGGCGCCGATAACGGTTTGGTGGCTGGGCCTGCCCAAGGAGGCGGCCATCGCCCTCTTGACGGGCTTTTTCAGGAAGGATTTGGCAGTGGGCATGTTGTTGCCACTGCGGATGTCGCCGCAGCAATTGACCATAGCCGTGATAATGCTGGCCATATATTTTCCCTGCGTGGCCACCTTTGCCGTAATGACAAAGGAATTGGGTGCAAAGGACATGCTTAAAGCCACCGCCATAATGATGTCAACCGCTCTGATAGTTGGCGGGCTTATGCGGCTGATATTGATTGGGTTTAAGTAAAATGAAAAATACTTGTCGCATGAAATCCCATGACCTATCGATCGAATAAAAATCACCTTTCGGCTTTAATCACATTTTACAGGATATTCATCCTATTCGCCTTCCTTCTGGTTGTGCTGGCAAGCCCCATTCATGGCCACAACCACCAGGATGCCTGCATTCACTTAGATTGCCAGGCCTGTCTGCTGGCTTTGATTTTCGTGTTCGTATTGTTAATCCTGATATTGGAAAGCCGGTCCGTTCTGCCCCGGTATTTTCACAAACGGCATGATTTACATCATCCGACCCTTTCTTACGTTCCCCACCCATTTCCCATTAGGGGTCCTCCCGTCCCTCTCGCTTAACCCCAAATAGACATTCCTTTTTTTATCGCGACATGCTCCCTGCGTGTCAGCAAGGGGAGCGGTGCGCTCATTTTCTTAATAAGGAGGATTTTCATGAAACATGGTCTATATATGGTTCTCTTGGGATTCGCGATTTCCGCTTGTCTGCAAGCCCAGGAGAACGAAACGGGGACGCTGCCTGGATTACGGGGCGCACCCAGCAACCTGCCCGATATCAGCGTCATCGGCGACATTGCGGGAATGGCCACGGATGCAGCCGACG
Proteins encoded in this window:
- a CDS encoding ferrous iron transporter B; the protein is MKRIVLMGNPNVGKSVVFSRLTGAEVIASNYPGTTVDFSKGRMHVGNETVEISDAPGTYSLQAANRAEEVAGKLLDQADLLINVVDATNLERSLFLTLELMESGKPIAMALNIWDEARHLGINIDTRLLEQLLGIPVIPTVAITGEGVKELVARLNDVPSPKVATTTTDESKWTEIGRIINKVQHITHRHHTLRDRISDATVKPGSGLPIAFGNIFLCFWAVRIIGENLIGYVFEPLFELYRPLAMKLSAWLGGSGFFHHVLIGKLIDGEIDYGQSMGILTTGLFVPIGMVLPYIAAFYLILAVLEDSGYLPRLSTLTDNIFHKLGMHGHGIVPVFLGLGCNVPGALSSRIMETRKQRFISATLMAIAVPCMAQIAMIFGILGPYGPGYLTLVFAVLTSIYITVGLILNRYVKGESPEIFLELPPYRRPSGITIIKKTWMRVRWFLLEAVPQLLLGVLAVNVLYAMGFLEWLGSLLAPITVWWLGLPKEAAIALLTGFFRKDLAVGMLLPLRMSPQQLTIAVIMLAIYFPCVATFAVMTKELGAKDMLKATAIMMSTALIVGGLMRLILIGFK